Proteins encoded together in one Micromonospora kangleipakensis window:
- a CDS encoding sigma-70 family RNA polymerase sigma factor has translation MSSSRSATSRWRRIGLRELLTSAVPDPAGPDTTDGVVVRDELLTALDRLPVRMRTVLVLRYWEDLPEAEVAAVMACSVGTVKSQAARGLARLRNVLASASASTGRSTPTGRVIGERA, from the coding sequence GTGAGTTCGTCGAGGTCCGCTACCAGCCGCTGGCGCCGGATCGGTCTGCGGGAGCTGCTCACCTCGGCCGTCCCGGACCCGGCCGGGCCCGACACCACCGACGGCGTCGTCGTCCGGGACGAGCTGTTGACCGCGCTGGACCGGCTGCCGGTCCGGATGCGCACCGTGCTGGTGCTGCGCTACTGGGAGGACCTGCCGGAAGCCGAGGTGGCGGCGGTGATGGCGTGTTCGGTCGGGACGGTGAAGAGCCAGGCGGCGCGGGGCCTCGCCCGGCTGCGGAACGTGTTGGCGTCGGCGTCGGCGTCGACCGGCCGGTCGACGCCGACCGGCAGAGTGATCGGGGAACGGGCATGA
- a CDS encoding sulfite exporter TauE/SafE family protein: MDLSDAALLLAAGLAAGTMNAVAGGGSLITFPALIAVGLPPVPANVSNSVSVFPGYVASVAGSRTDLPPGRRLWTLLPTAVLGTVVGCVLLLATPARAFELVVPFLVLGATAVLAFQDPLRRLVGHPADLSPRRRTVTVQAMVALGTVYGGYFGAALGVMLVAGLALVLDATLARVSAIKNLLSAVVGLTTLVVFALFGPVNWAAVAVVAPATLVGGYAGARLVRRLPPVLLKTMIVVFGTTIGLYLLWRALR, translated from the coding sequence ATGGACCTCTCCGACGCCGCGCTCCTGCTCGCCGCCGGTCTCGCCGCGGGCACGATGAACGCGGTGGCCGGGGGCGGTTCCCTCATCACCTTCCCGGCGTTGATCGCGGTCGGGCTGCCGCCGGTGCCGGCGAACGTCAGCAACTCGGTCTCGGTCTTCCCGGGGTACGTCGCGAGCGTCGCGGGCAGCCGGACGGACCTGCCGCCCGGGCGGAGGTTGTGGACGCTGCTGCCCACCGCCGTGCTCGGCACGGTCGTCGGCTGCGTGCTGCTGCTGGCCACCCCGGCGCGGGCCTTCGAGCTGGTGGTGCCGTTCCTGGTGCTGGGCGCGACCGCCGTGCTGGCCTTCCAGGATCCGCTGCGCCGGCTGGTCGGTCACCCGGCCGACCTCAGCCCGCGCCGCCGTACCGTCACGGTGCAGGCGATGGTCGCGCTGGGCACCGTGTACGGCGGTTATTTCGGCGCGGCGCTCGGGGTGATGCTGGTCGCCGGTCTGGCCCTGGTGCTGGACGCCACGCTGGCCCGGGTGTCGGCGATCAAGAATCTGCTCTCCGCGGTGGTGGGGCTGACCACGCTGGTCGTCTTCGCGCTCTTCGGCCCGGTCAACTGGGCGGCCGTCGCGGTGGTCGCGCCGGCGACGCTGGTCGGCGGGTACGCGGGCGCCCGGCTGGTCCGCCGGCTGCCGCCGGTGTTGCTGAAGACCATGATCGTGGTCTTCGGCACGACGATCGGCCTCTACCTGCTCTGGCGCGCGCTGCGCTGA
- a CDS encoding MFS transporter — MDRRSEPNRSAIYATTLVAFLAIAGIAVVDPILPAIGEAIGVTAWQVELLFTAYIAVMAVGMIPATLASGRFGFKPVLITGVSVVGAAAILASFSDNIVQLSVLRGVWGLGNAMFFATAMVVLVNLAVDREWVVGLFETALGLGFAVGPLIGGLLGHVSWRLPFFVCGVFMVLALAVASRKLREPTNRQAPVRVGQIFATYRKPAFVTLCVITAAYNFVFFVVLGYTPLFLHLDVVPLGLAFTAWGLGLAAGILVIGHPLAHRIGAVQTVGVAIAGLLVCMALFATSGSTTESLVVLVLAGLCMGLANANLTDLALGLGSSDRRVATGAFNLVRWGAAAPAPIISGKLAEHGLALPFWVGFGVLAVGVLVYLAFAHVMAAGYGERVLWSRWNSAARDAEHAPEEPVGEAY; from the coding sequence GTGGATCGGCGATCCGAACCCAACCGCAGTGCCATCTACGCCACCACCCTGGTGGCCTTCCTCGCCATCGCCGGCATCGCCGTGGTGGACCCGATCCTGCCCGCCATCGGCGAGGCGATCGGGGTCACCGCCTGGCAGGTCGAGCTGCTCTTCACCGCGTACATCGCGGTGATGGCGGTCGGCATGATCCCGGCGACCCTGGCCAGCGGTCGCTTCGGCTTCAAACCCGTGCTGATCACCGGTGTCTCGGTGGTCGGCGCCGCCGCGATCCTCGCCTCGTTCAGCGACAACATCGTGCAGCTCTCCGTGCTGCGCGGCGTCTGGGGGCTGGGCAACGCGATGTTCTTCGCCACCGCGATGGTGGTGCTGGTCAACCTCGCCGTCGACCGGGAGTGGGTGGTCGGCCTCTTCGAGACCGCGCTCGGTCTCGGCTTCGCCGTCGGCCCGCTGATCGGCGGGCTGCTGGGCCACGTGAGCTGGCGGCTGCCGTTCTTCGTCTGCGGCGTCTTCATGGTCCTCGCGCTGGCCGTCGCGTCCCGCAAGCTGCGCGAGCCGACCAACCGGCAGGCGCCCGTCCGCGTCGGCCAGATCTTCGCCACCTACCGCAAGCCGGCGTTCGTCACGCTCTGCGTGATCACCGCCGCGTACAACTTCGTCTTCTTCGTGGTGCTCGGCTACACCCCGCTCTTCCTGCACCTCGACGTGGTGCCGCTGGGGCTGGCGTTCACCGCGTGGGGCCTCGGCCTGGCCGCCGGCATCCTGGTGATCGGGCACCCGCTCGCCCACCGGATCGGCGCGGTGCAGACCGTCGGCGTGGCCATCGCCGGCCTGCTGGTCTGCATGGCGCTCTTCGCCACCTCGGGCTCCACCACCGAGTCGCTGGTGGTGCTCGTGCTCGCCGGCCTCTGCATGGGCCTGGCCAACGCCAACCTCACCGACCTGGCGCTCGGCCTCGGCTCCAGCGACCGCCGGGTGGCCACCGGCGCGTTCAACCTGGTCCGCTGGGGCGCCGCCGCGCCCGCCCCGATCATCTCCGGCAAGCTCGCCGAGCACGGGCTGGCGCTGCCGTTCTGGGTCGGCTTCGGGGTGCTCGCCGTCGGCGTGCTGGTCTACCTGGCCTTCGCGCACGTGATGGCGGCCGGCTACGGCGAGCGGGTGCTCTGGTCCCGCTGGAACTCCGCCGCCCGCGACGCCGAGCACGCCCCCGAGGAGCCGGTCGGCGAGGCGTACTGA
- a CDS encoding MarR family winged helix-turn-helix transcriptional regulator, which yields MRNDRTTGTGPDEVTLGRIETEVALLMRLGEATRRGTGTMEHRLLDRAAYVILRHLDSAGPQNVSALAAKLNLDGSTVTRQVSAMQRDGLIARTPDPADGRGTVISPTPAGLQRMAAVQAARTRLYGDILAAWSPDDRDSLAELLHRLNQALESRSRPR from the coding sequence ATGAGGAACGACCGCACGACGGGAACGGGTCCGGACGAGGTCACCCTGGGTCGGATCGAGACCGAGGTGGCGCTACTGATGCGCCTCGGCGAGGCCACCCGGCGGGGCACCGGCACCATGGAGCACCGGCTGCTGGACCGGGCGGCGTACGTGATCCTGCGGCACCTGGACAGCGCGGGCCCGCAGAACGTCTCGGCGCTCGCCGCGAAGCTGAACCTGGACGGCTCGACGGTCACCCGGCAGGTCTCCGCGATGCAGCGGGACGGCCTGATCGCCCGTACCCCGGACCCGGCCGACGGGCGCGGCACGGTGATCTCCCCCACCCCCGCCGGCCTCCAGCGGATGGCCGCCGTCCAGGCGGCCCGCACCCGCCTCTACGGCGACATCCTCGCCGCCTGGTCCCCCGACGACCGGGACAGCCTCGCGGAGCTGCTGCACCGGCTCAACCAGGCCCTGGAATCCCGCTCCCGCCCCCGCTGA
- the mctP gene encoding monocarboxylate uptake permease MctP codes for MMRDHLTEIIVFTFLFLLVSAMGFVAARWRAPRDMAHLDEWGLGGRNFGGWITWFLVGGDLYTAYTFVAVPALVFGAGAMGFFAVPYTIVIYPLVFLVLCRLWSVSHRHGYVTPADFVRNRFDSPILALLVAITGILATMPYIALQLVGIEAVLKTMGVTGESTIARHLPIIIAFAILAAYTYQSGLRAPALIAFVKDSLIYIVILVAVIYLPYKLGGWGDIFNAADAKFKASPAPGDGILLNANNQLQYITLAFGSALALFLYPHSITGVLASRNRDVIKRNMSALPAYSLLLGLIALLGYMAIAAGVKPLPGATQGSVDGNTVVPLLFDQQFPDWFAGVAYAAIGIGALVPAAIMSIAAANLFTRNIYREYLKRDATPAQEANVSKITSLVVKVGAVACIVFLDPQFSIDLQLIGGVIILQTLPAVALGLYTRWFHRTALIAGWAAGMAMGMWMLYQVANPTTGKKHFAGSAFPLSEFGFDTKKTIYVGIVAVLVNLAVAALLTLVLRAAKVADGVDHTTPDDYFADEGDPRVVPGAERDADSAREPVA; via the coding sequence GTGATGCGCGACCACCTGACCGAGATCATCGTCTTCACGTTCCTCTTCCTGCTGGTCAGCGCGATGGGCTTCGTGGCCGCCCGCTGGCGGGCACCGCGGGACATGGCCCACCTCGACGAGTGGGGGCTGGGCGGCCGCAACTTCGGCGGCTGGATCACCTGGTTCCTGGTCGGCGGTGACCTCTACACCGCGTACACCTTCGTGGCGGTGCCGGCGCTGGTCTTCGGCGCGGGTGCGATGGGCTTCTTCGCCGTGCCGTACACGATCGTGATCTACCCGCTGGTGTTCCTGGTGCTCTGCCGGCTCTGGTCGGTGTCGCACCGGCACGGCTACGTCACCCCGGCGGACTTCGTCCGGAACCGGTTCGACTCGCCGATCCTGGCGCTGCTGGTCGCGATCACCGGCATCCTCGCGACCATGCCGTACATCGCGCTGCAGCTGGTCGGCATCGAGGCGGTGCTCAAGACGATGGGCGTCACCGGGGAGAGCACGATCGCCCGGCACCTGCCGATCATCATCGCGTTCGCGATCCTGGCCGCCTACACCTACCAGTCCGGGCTGCGCGCCCCGGCGCTGATCGCCTTCGTCAAGGACTCGCTGATCTACATCGTGATCCTGGTGGCGGTCATCTACCTGCCGTACAAGCTGGGTGGCTGGGGCGACATCTTCAACGCGGCGGACGCGAAGTTCAAGGCGTCACCCGCCCCCGGGGACGGAATCCTGCTCAACGCCAACAACCAGCTCCAGTACATCACCCTGGCGTTCGGCTCGGCGCTGGCGCTCTTCCTCTACCCGCACAGCATCACCGGCGTGCTGGCGAGCCGGAACCGCGACGTGATCAAGCGGAACATGTCCGCGCTGCCGGCGTACAGCCTGCTACTGGGCCTGATCGCGCTGCTCGGCTACATGGCGATCGCGGCCGGGGTGAAGCCGCTGCCGGGGGCGACCCAGGGCAGCGTGGACGGCAACACCGTGGTGCCGCTGCTGTTCGACCAGCAGTTCCCGGACTGGTTCGCCGGCGTCGCGTACGCGGCCATCGGCATCGGCGCGCTGGTGCCGGCGGCGATCATGTCGATCGCGGCGGCGAACCTGTTCACCCGCAACATCTACAGGGAGTACCTGAAGCGGGACGCCACCCCGGCGCAGGAGGCGAACGTCTCCAAGATCACTTCGCTGGTGGTGAAGGTCGGCGCGGTGGCCTGCATCGTCTTCCTGGACCCGCAGTTCTCCATCGACCTCCAGCTCATCGGCGGCGTGATCATCCTCCAGACGCTGCCGGCGGTGGCGCTGGGCCTCTACACCCGCTGGTTCCACCGCACCGCGTTGATCGCGGGCTGGGCGGCCGGCATGGCGATGGGCATGTGGATGCTCTACCAGGTCGCGAATCCGACGACCGGAAAGAAGCACTTCGCCGGCTCGGCCTTCCCGCTGTCCGAATTCGGCTTCGACACCAAGAAGACGATCTACGTGGGCATCGTGGCCGTGCTGGTCAACCTGGCGGTCGCCGCGCTGCTGACCCTGGTCCTGCGGGCCGCGAAGGTCGCCGACGGGGTGGACCACACCACGCCGGACGACTACTTCGCCGACGAGGGCGACCCTCGCGTCGTCCCCGGCGCCGAGCGGGACGCCGACTCCGCCCGGGAGCCGGTCGCCTGA
- a CDS encoding DUF3311 domain-containing protein — translation MAAPEPEAPTSARSRAKDHSPWNWLLFIPIVVPLIPAFFNADSPRLFGFPRFYWLQLAWIILGVATTTLVYQMTKKRGDR, via the coding sequence ATGGCAGCACCCGAACCGGAGGCGCCGACCTCGGCGCGATCCAGGGCGAAGGACCACAGTCCCTGGAACTGGTTGCTTTTCATACCGATCGTGGTGCCGCTGATCCCGGCCTTCTTCAACGCCGACTCACCCCGGCTGTTCGGCTTCCCGCGGTTCTACTGGCTGCAGCTGGCCTGGATCATCCTCGGCGTGGCCACCACCACGCTGGTCTACCAGATGACCAAGAAGCGGGGTGACCGGTGA